A single genomic interval of Flavobacterium sp. N2820 harbors:
- a CDS encoding fatty acid desaturase family protein gives MSTTSPIFSKEDNLKFFRTLNKRVNDYFKENKIDKTGNWKLHLKTIVMFGLFLTPYFFLLAMDMPFWAYLLLNVVIGIGMAGVGMNVMHDGNHGAYSTKSWVNKLMGGSIYILAGNVYNWQVQHNVLHHTYTNIIGHDEDLEAGRILRFSKTAKWYSHHRFQHYYSVFLYGLLTFNWAITTDFLQMKRYLKRNLSYGEFKKPAIRWTTLVITKVIYFSIWLVLPMVLGIDWWLVLLGFIVMHYTAGLILSVVFQLAHVVEDTVNPIPDENGEIENTWAIHQLFTTANFAPKNWIVNYYTGGLNHQIEHHIFPNISHVHYDKIAEIVKQTAAECNLPYHEFKTTRAAIASHFKHLRELGRKPQLA, from the coding sequence ATGAGTACTACATCGCCTATTTTCTCAAAAGAAGATAATCTGAAGTTTTTCAGAACATTAAATAAAAGAGTAAACGATTATTTCAAAGAAAATAAAATTGACAAAACAGGAAACTGGAAACTTCACTTGAAAACTATCGTGATGTTTGGTCTTTTTCTAACACCCTATTTCTTTTTATTAGCTATGGACATGCCTTTTTGGGCCTATTTATTGCTTAATGTAGTCATTGGAATTGGCATGGCTGGAGTAGGAATGAATGTTATGCACGATGGTAATCACGGCGCATATTCAACTAAATCTTGGGTAAATAAATTAATGGGCGGAAGTATTTATATTTTAGCTGGAAACGTATACAACTGGCAAGTACAACACAATGTTTTACATCATACATATACGAACATTATTGGTCATGATGAAGATTTAGAAGCAGGAAGAATTTTACGTTTTTCAAAAACTGCTAAATGGTACAGCCATCACAGATTTCAACATTATTATTCTGTTTTCTTATATGGTTTATTAACCTTCAATTGGGCAATCACTACCGATTTTCTTCAAATGAAACGCTACTTAAAAAGAAACTTATCGTATGGAGAATTTAAAAAACCAGCTATTCGTTGGACCACTTTAGTGATTACTAAGGTAATTTACTTCTCAATCTGGTTGGTTTTACCAATGGTTTTAGGAATTGATTGGTGGTTAGTTTTACTTGGATTCATCGTAATGCATTATACCGCTGGATTAATTTTAAGTGTCGTATTCCAATTAGCACACGTTGTAGAAGATACAGTAAATCCAATTCCAGATGAAAACGGAGAAATCGAAAACACTTGGGCAATTCATCAATTATTTACTACGGCTAACTTTGCTCCAAAAAACTGGATTGTAAATTATTATACTGGCGGATTAAATCACCAAATTGAACACCATATTTTCCCAAATATAAGCCATGTCCATTATGACAAAATTGCAGAAATTGTAAAACAAACTGCAGCTGAATGTAATTTACCATATCACGAGTTTAAAACTACTCGAGCGGCAATTGCATCTCACTTCAAACATTTGAGAGAATTAGGAAGAAAACCACAATTAGCATAA
- the rsmG gene encoding 16S rRNA (guanine(527)-N(7))-methyltransferase RsmG: MEEILRQFPDLTDNQVLQFQKLQSLYEDWNAKINVISRKDIDELYTRHVLHSLGIAKIIEFRPGSKIMDVGTGGGFPGIPLAILFPEVDFYLIDVIAKKIKVVNEVASGLGLKNVKAEQKRAELVKQEFDFIVSRAVTNMPDFVNWVDDKVSKKQNHELANGILYLKGGDLTEELAAFPKATEYNLSDFFSDEFFETKKVVHLPLKYKK; encoded by the coding sequence ATGGAAGAGATTTTAAGACAATTTCCTGATTTAACTGATAATCAAGTGCTTCAGTTTCAAAAATTGCAATCGCTATATGAAGATTGGAATGCAAAAATTAATGTGATTTCAAGAAAAGACATTGATGAGTTATATACTAGACACGTTTTACATTCGTTAGGAATTGCTAAAATTATCGAATTTAGACCAGGTTCAAAAATTATGGATGTGGGAACCGGAGGAGGTTTTCCTGGAATTCCATTAGCGATTTTATTTCCTGAAGTTGATTTTTACTTGATTGACGTGATTGCGAAAAAAATTAAAGTGGTTAATGAAGTTGCTTCAGGGTTAGGTTTAAAAAATGTAAAAGCGGAACAAAAACGTGCCGAATTGGTGAAACAAGAATTTGATTTCATTGTAAGTCGAGCTGTAACCAATATGCCTGATTTTGTGAATTGGGTAGATGATAAAGTTTCCAAAAAGCAAAACCACGAATTGGCAAACGGAATTTTATATTTAAAAGGTGGCGATTTAACCGAAGAATTGGCAGCTTTTCCAAAAGCTACAGAATATAATTTATCAGATTTCTTTTCAGATGAGTTTTTTGAAACCAAGAAGGTGGTGCATTTGCCGTTGAAGTATAAGAAATAA
- a CDS encoding phosphoribosylaminoimidazolesuccinocarboxamide synthase, with amino-acid sequence MLSDKIILTRDGAVGKFSEFFVGNSISRILVIYSVIVLFLFFFAFKAFQENKIATFLFNSFFAIYLLFKIKQSLNFSATPIIERNKIKEVKFYDAKFGATRSRFEVIFEDENGNLKTRLILLPGSLDNGESETKKALQIMKAEKLL; translated from the coding sequence ATGTTATCAGATAAAATCATTTTGACGCGAGATGGTGCTGTTGGTAAATTTTCTGAGTTCTTTGTTGGAAATAGTATTTCAAGGATTTTGGTTATTTATTCAGTAATAGTTCTTTTTTTATTCTTTTTTGCTTTTAAAGCTTTTCAAGAGAATAAAATTGCTACGTTTCTATTTAATAGTTTTTTCGCAATTTATTTGTTATTCAAAATCAAGCAAAGTTTAAATTTTTCAGCAACTCCAATTATAGAGAGAAATAAAATTAAAGAAGTAAAATTTTATGATGCTAAGTTTGGAGCGACTCGCTCAAGATTCGAAGTTATTTTTGAAGATGAGAATGGAAATTTGAAAACTAGATTGATTTTATTGCCTGGATCATTAGATAATGGTGAATCTGAAACTAAAAAAGCTTTACAAATTATGAAAGCTGAAAAGTTGTTATAA
- the pruA gene encoding L-glutamate gamma-semialdehyde dehydrogenase, whose product MLKGFFNVPKAVNEPVKSYAPGSPERATVAATYTKMWNSQVEVPLYIGSEEIKTGDTKKMSAPHDHQHIVGIYHQADRALVEKSITSALEARKKWATMAWENRAGIFLKAAELLAGPYRAKINAATMIAQSKTIHQAEIDSACELIDFLRYNVEFMTKIYADQPASTSDMWNRVEYRPLEGFVYAITPFNFTAIAGNLPSSAALMGNVVVWKPAATQVYSANVIMQVFKEAGLPDGVINMVMGDSGMVSDVILSNPHLAGVHFTGSTGVFNDIWKTIGNNISTYKTYPRIVGETGGKDFIIAHPSANPAQVAVGIARGAFEFQGQKCSAASRVYVPQSLWPAIQAKLEADLKSMKMGSPEDMSNFITAVISETSFDKLARYIDQAKKDSDAEVIIGGNYDKSKGYFIEPTVILTTNPKYSTMETELFGPVVTIYIYEDAKWSETLKLVDETSEYALTGAVFSQCRYAVEEATVALQNAAGNFYINDKPTGAVVGMQPFGGARGSGTNDKAGSSQNLLRWASVRTIKETFVTPEDYKYPFLG is encoded by the coding sequence ATGTTAAAAGGTTTTTTTAATGTTCCAAAAGCGGTTAACGAACCCGTAAAATCGTATGCACCAGGTTCTCCAGAAAGAGCAACTGTTGCAGCAACTTATACAAAAATGTGGAATTCTCAAGTAGAAGTTCCTTTATATATTGGTAGCGAAGAAATTAAAACGGGTGATACCAAAAAAATGTCAGCACCACATGATCACCAACATATTGTAGGTATTTATCACCAAGCAGATCGAGCATTAGTTGAAAAATCGATAACTTCTGCCTTAGAAGCACGTAAAAAATGGGCAACGATGGCTTGGGAAAACAGAGCTGGAATTTTCTTAAAAGCAGCTGAATTATTAGCAGGTCCATACCGTGCTAAAATTAACGCAGCAACAATGATTGCACAATCAAAAACGATTCATCAAGCAGAAATTGATTCGGCTTGTGAATTGATTGACTTCTTGCGTTACAACGTAGAATTCATGACAAAAATATACGCAGACCAACCAGCGTCAACATCAGATATGTGGAACCGTGTTGAGTACAGACCTTTAGAAGGATTTGTATATGCAATTACACCTTTCAACTTTACAGCTATTGCAGGAAATTTACCTTCAAGTGCTGCTTTGATGGGTAATGTTGTGGTTTGGAAACCAGCAGCAACACAAGTATATTCTGCTAATGTAATTATGCAAGTTTTTAAAGAAGCTGGTTTACCAGATGGTGTTATCAACATGGTAATGGGTGATTCTGGAATGGTATCCGATGTAATTTTATCAAATCCTCATTTAGCTGGAGTTCACTTTACAGGTTCGACTGGCGTTTTCAATGACATTTGGAAAACTATCGGAAACAATATTTCAACTTATAAAACCTACCCAAGAATCGTTGGTGAAACCGGTGGAAAAGATTTTATCATCGCACATCCATCTGCAAATCCAGCACAAGTTGCAGTAGGAATTGCGCGAGGTGCTTTTGAATTTCAAGGACAAAAATGTAGCGCAGCTTCTCGTGTTTATGTACCACAAAGTTTGTGGCCAGCGATTCAAGCTAAATTAGAAGCCGATTTAAAATCGATGAAAATGGGGTCGCCAGAAGATATGAGTAATTTTATTACGGCTGTAATTTCAGAAACTTCATTTGACAAATTAGCACGTTACATTGACCAAGCTAAAAAAGATAGTGATGCCGAAGTAATCATTGGTGGAAACTATGATAAATCAAAAGGTTATTTCATTGAACCAACTGTTATCTTAACTACAAATCCAAAATACTCCACTATGGAAACCGAATTATTCGGACCAGTAGTTACAATTTATATTTACGAAGACGCAAAATGGTCTGAAACATTAAAATTAGTTGACGAAACTTCAGAATACGCTTTAACAGGCGCGGTATTTAGCCAATGTCGTTACGCAGTGGAAGAAGCAACCGTTGCGTTACAAAATGCAGCAGGAAACTTCTACATCAACGACAAACCAACAGGTGCAGTGGTAGGAATGCAACCATTTGGAGGTGCAAGAGGTTCTGGAACTAACGATAAAGCAGGTTCATCTCAAAACTTATTGCGTTGGGCATCTGTTAGAACGATTAAAGAAACATTTGTAACACCAGAAGACTATAAATATCCGTTTTTAGGATAA
- the apaG gene encoding Co2+/Mg2+ efflux protein ApaG has protein sequence MVSQITRGIKISVLTSFEGTYFKNYKIHFAFTYHVSIENQSKDSVQLNSRHWEIYDALNNTETVDGEGVIGKKPVIKPGENYTYSSGCLLSSPIGAMKGHFNMINFTTTKSFKVEIPAFKLSAPFAIN, from the coding sequence ATGGTAAGTCAAATTACAAGAGGCATAAAAATTTCAGTTTTAACTAGTTTTGAAGGGACTTACTTCAAGAACTATAAAATTCATTTTGCCTTTACTTATCATGTCTCTATTGAAAACCAAAGCAAAGATTCTGTACAACTAAATTCTCGTCATTGGGAAATTTATGACGCACTGAATAACACAGAAACGGTTGATGGCGAAGGAGTAATTGGCAAAAAACCAGTTATTAAGCCTGGCGAAAACTACACGTATTCATCTGGCTGCTTACTTTCCTCCCCAATTGGGGCTATGAAAGGACATTTCAACATGATAAACTTTACAACTACAAAAAGTTTTAAAGTTGAAATTCCAGCTTTTAAATTAAGTGCACCATTTGCTATTAATTAG
- a CDS encoding DUF3667 domain-containing protein, producing the protein MNRKDKKYRGTQCLNCETKLDISEKFCHACGQLNSTKKLTISDFIEEFFANFYAYDSRLRNSIISIFTKPGVLAREFNEGKRHTYANPFRLFLSVSIILFITFNLTEGGPTAATDKAEKELTEEQLKEERKQDSIAIEKLATGETKKNLFKKLRNNKIKYSLDSIYTKKQLNTISLGYEYTLASFRNFHKKYPEKTTEQALKELGFENKLAFRILYKKSKALKSNEINSEIIDYFYEKLPFFIFLCLPILTLMFWIVYYSNKINYTEHLVFSYTFFTFIFLCMILFNFIDLISTDVSGFFVGISFAFLFPIYFYKSLRNFYQQGRWKTTLKFILLIPLFFLFLSICALVMMFLGILLF; encoded by the coding sequence ATGAATAGGAAAGATAAAAAATACAGAGGTACACAATGCTTAAATTGTGAGACAAAATTAGATATTAGCGAAAAGTTTTGTCATGCTTGTGGCCAATTAAACTCAACAAAAAAACTTACGATTAGTGACTTTATTGAAGAGTTTTTTGCGAATTTTTATGCCTATGATTCAAGATTACGAAATTCAATAATTTCCATTTTCACAAAACCAGGTGTTTTGGCTCGCGAATTCAACGAAGGAAAAAGACATACGTATGCAAACCCGTTTCGTCTGTTTTTGAGTGTTTCTATTATTTTATTTATTACATTTAATTTGACGGAAGGAGGTCCAACAGCAGCAACTGATAAAGCAGAAAAAGAGTTAACTGAAGAACAACTTAAAGAAGAACGAAAACAAGACAGCATTGCAATTGAAAAATTAGCAACCGGTGAAACTAAAAAAAACCTTTTCAAAAAGCTTAGAAATAATAAAATCAAATACAGTTTAGATTCTATTTATACTAAAAAACAATTAAATACAATTTCATTGGGATATGAATATACTTTAGCTTCGTTTAGAAATTTTCACAAAAAATATCCCGAAAAAACCACGGAACAAGCACTAAAAGAATTAGGCTTTGAAAACAAATTAGCTTTTAGAATTTTATATAAAAAATCAAAAGCATTGAAATCAAACGAAATAAATAGTGAAATTATCGACTATTTTTATGAAAAACTTCCTTTCTTTATTTTTCTGTGTTTACCTATATTAACGCTGATGTTTTGGATAGTATACTATTCAAATAAAATTAATTACACAGAACATTTAGTATTTTCATACACTTTTTTTACGTTCATTTTCTTATGCATGATACTTTTTAACTTTATTGATTTAATCAGTACAGATGTATCCGGTTTTTTTGTTGGAATTTCATTTGCATTTCTATTTCCAATATATTTTTACAAATCTTTAAGAAATTTTTATCAACAAGGTCGTTGGAAAACTACTTTAAAATTCATACTTTTGATTCCGTTATTCTTTTTATTCTTAAGCATTTGTGCTTTAGTAATGATGTTTTTAGGAATACTTTTATTTTAA
- a CDS encoding DUF5103 domain-containing protein, producing MNKIISLFALLFFNFIFSQEAIEQEPPFNIKTISFVTNNTNVIPFFKLGEPFQLQFDDLFSDEADYYYTINQYNYDWSAPTNLSKAEYLNGMDNQRIITYENSFNTLQLYSHYRQVFPNKFNQITKSGNYLFTVLNDENEVVFSRKVIIYEEEVSVGLLVRRSRDFEGLDEKQNIEMSINYGDKILQNPIQNVKVTLFQNGNWKTSISNLKPQYTLGSELIYRYNKETQFWGGNEGYTIDNKIIRATNNTVARVTSGDNIYNTYLYTNTPRKNQPYTYFPDINGNFFVQNANSANSGIEADYSWVYFTLDAPEFLEGNIYVSGMFSNYALTNDYKMELNKKTGLYEKALLIKQGFTNYQYILTDKKGAIDFKNAIDGNYFQTENNYTAIVYYKGNNDRYDRVIGIANTNSEVIRN from the coding sequence ATGAACAAAATAATTAGTTTATTTGCCTTACTCTTTTTTAATTTCATCTTTTCACAAGAAGCAATTGAACAAGAACCTCCTTTTAACATCAAAACAATATCGTTTGTTACAAACAATACAAATGTTATTCCTTTTTTTAAACTTGGAGAACCCTTTCAGTTGCAATTTGATGATTTATTCAGTGATGAAGCCGATTATTACTACACCATCAACCAATACAATTATGATTGGTCTGCACCAACAAATCTATCAAAAGCAGAATATTTAAACGGAATGGATAATCAACGTATCATTACCTATGAAAATTCATTCAACACACTGCAGTTGTATTCGCATTACAGACAAGTTTTTCCAAATAAATTTAATCAGATCACTAAAAGTGGTAATTACTTATTTACTGTTCTAAATGATGAAAATGAAGTTGTATTCTCGAGAAAAGTAATCATTTACGAAGAAGAAGTTAGTGTAGGCTTATTAGTGCGTCGTTCAAGAGATTTTGAAGGTTTAGACGAAAAACAAAATATTGAAATGTCTATCAATTATGGAGACAAAATATTACAAAATCCGATTCAGAATGTCAAAGTAACTTTGTTTCAAAATGGAAATTGGAAAACCAGTATTTCTAATTTAAAACCGCAATATACGTTGGGTTCAGAATTAATTTACAGATACAATAAAGAAACACAATTTTGGGGTGGAAACGAAGGATACACAATTGACAACAAAATTATCAGAGCAACTAACAACACTGTTGCAAGAGTAACATCTGGCGACAACATTTACAACACCTATTTATATACCAATACGCCAAGAAAAAACCAACCTTACACCTATTTTCCAGATATTAACGGAAACTTTTTTGTACAAAATGCCAATAGTGCAAATTCTGGAATTGAAGCTGATTATTCATGGGTTTATTTTACATTAGATGCACCAGAATTTTTAGAAGGAAACATTTATGTCTCAGGAATGTTTAGCAATTATGCTTTAACTAATGATTATAAAATGGAATTGAATAAAAAAACTGGTTTATATGAAAAAGCACTTTTAATAAAACAAGGTTTTACAAACTATCAATACATTCTTACCGATAAAAAAGGGGCTATTGATTTCAAAAATGCAATTGATGGCAATTATTTTCAAACCGAGAATAATTATACTGCAATCGTTTATTACAAAGGAAACAACGACAGATACGATAGGGTTATAGGAATTGCTAACACAAACAGCGAGGTTATTCGTAATTAA
- a CDS encoding Na(+)-translocating NADH-quinone reductase subunit A codes for MSKDIRIKKGLDLKLKGEAEKKVSDIARSKVYAVKPSDFHGVTPKMVVKEGDNVKAGEVIFYSKLDEKVKFVAPVSGKIQEIKRGEKRVILEILIAADSQDVHVEHSKKNPTDLSTEEVKAHLLASGCWPFINQRPYDVIANSADTPKAIFISTYATAPLATDVEFVLENKLQAFQAGIDALAKLTTGKVHLSVKGKGKSIFSDVKGVSIHNVYGPHPAGNVGVQIAKISPINAGERVWTITPQDVATIGELFLTGKFNATRTVALAGSEVKDAQYYNVISGAAIADLVAGKIKGDNVRIISGDVLTGTKVKADGNLGFYSNTVTVIPEGNTYRMFGWMPFASPSVHSASRTGLSWLMPGKKYAPNTNLNGEERALVVTGEMEAVMPLDIFPMQLLKACLASDIDKMESLGIYEVAPEDFALIDYTNTSKLEAQQIIREALDLMIKEVG; via the coding sequence ATGTCAAAAGACATTCGAATTAAAAAAGGTTTAGACCTTAAGCTGAAGGGTGAAGCAGAAAAAAAAGTTTCTGACATCGCTCGCTCGAAAGTCTATGCTGTTAAACCTTCAGACTTCCATGGAGTAACTCCAAAAATGGTTGTAAAAGAAGGCGATAACGTTAAAGCGGGAGAAGTAATTTTCTATTCTAAATTAGATGAGAAAGTTAAATTTGTAGCTCCTGTAAGCGGAAAAATTCAAGAGATTAAACGCGGGGAAAAAAGAGTTATTTTGGAAATTCTTATCGCTGCCGATTCTCAAGATGTTCACGTTGAGCATAGCAAAAAAAATCCTACTGATTTATCAACAGAAGAAGTAAAAGCACATTTGTTAGCTTCAGGTTGTTGGCCATTTATTAATCAACGTCCATATGATGTGATTGCTAATTCAGCTGATACACCTAAAGCTATTTTTATTTCAACTTATGCAACTGCTCCTTTGGCGACAGATGTGGAGTTTGTTTTAGAAAACAAGTTGCAAGCTTTTCAAGCGGGTATTGATGCTTTAGCAAAACTAACCACTGGAAAAGTTCATTTATCTGTAAAAGGAAAAGGGAAATCGATTTTTAGTGATGTAAAAGGAGTTTCTATTCACAATGTTTACGGACCACATCCTGCTGGAAATGTTGGTGTACAAATTGCAAAAATTTCGCCAATCAATGCTGGTGAGAGAGTTTGGACAATAACGCCTCAAGATGTTGCTACTATTGGTGAATTATTTTTAACTGGAAAATTCAATGCAACAAGAACAGTTGCTTTGGCAGGTTCTGAAGTTAAAGATGCTCAATATTATAATGTAATTTCAGGCGCTGCTATCGCTGATTTAGTTGCGGGTAAAATTAAAGGAGATAATGTGAGAATTATTTCTGGAGATGTTTTAACTGGAACTAAAGTTAAAGCGGATGGAAATTTAGGTTTCTATAGCAATACGGTAACTGTAATTCCTGAAGGAAACACATATAGAATGTTTGGTTGGATGCCATTTGCTTCGCCAAGTGTTCACAGTGCTTCAAGAACAGGATTATCATGGTTAATGCCAGGAAAAAAATATGCACCTAACACCAATTTAAACGGTGAAGAAAGAGCTTTAGTTGTAACAGGAGAAATGGAAGCAGTTATGCCTCTTGATATTTTTCCAATGCAATTATTAAAAGCTTGTTTGGCAAGTGATATCGATAAAATGGAAAGCTTAGGAATTTATGAAGTAGCTCCAGAAGATTTTGCTTTAATTGATTATACTAACACATCTAAATTAGAAGCACAACAAATCATTCGTGAAGCTCTTGATTTAATGATTAAAGAAGTAGGATAA
- a CDS encoding NADH:ubiquinone reductase (Na(+)-transporting) subunit B — protein sequence MKFLRDKIDQIKKPFEKGQKFEKFAPAINALDTFLYVPNHTTKHGAHIRDAVDLKRTMITVVLALVPALLFGIYNAGYQHFIQLNDGVLPSFMDIFLHGLWKVLPMIIVSYAVGLGIEFAFAIFRGHEVNEGYLVSGLLIPMVMPVDLPLWMLAISVAFAVVIGKEAFGGTGMNIFNPALLARAFAFFAYPTFMSGDKIWVSEASTTDAISGETILGTLAQGKEVAYSTMDMFLGFIPGSIGETSVLAILIGAFILIATGVGSWKIMVSGVIGAALTAMMFNAVGLTALMSFDWTNHLVVGGFAFGIVFMATDPVSAAQTDKGKIIYGLLIGFFSIMIRVFNPAYPEGVMLAILLMNTLAPTIDYFVVNGNIAKRKKRLAKSKQLKSA from the coding sequence ATGAAGTTTTTAAGAGATAAAATAGACCAAATTAAAAAGCCTTTTGAGAAAGGGCAAAAATTTGAAAAATTTGCACCTGCAATTAATGCATTAGATACATTTTTATATGTGCCTAATCATACTACAAAGCATGGTGCTCATATTAGAGATGCTGTAGATTTAAAGAGAACCATGATTACTGTGGTTTTAGCTTTAGTTCCAGCATTATTATTCGGAATTTACAATGCAGGTTACCAACATTTCATTCAATTGAATGATGGTGTTTTACCTTCATTTATGGATATCTTTTTACACGGATTGTGGAAAGTATTGCCAATGATTATTGTATCATATGCAGTAGGATTAGGTATTGAGTTTGCTTTTGCAATTTTTAGAGGTCACGAAGTTAACGAAGGATATTTAGTATCTGGTTTGTTAATTCCAATGGTTATGCCAGTTGATTTACCTTTATGGATGTTGGCTATTTCAGTTGCTTTTGCAGTTGTAATAGGTAAAGAAGCTTTTGGAGGAACGGGAATGAATATTTTCAACCCGGCTTTATTAGCGCGTGCTTTCGCATTCTTTGCTTATCCTACATTCATGTCAGGAGATAAAATTTGGGTTAGTGAGGCAAGTACTACTGATGCAATTTCAGGAGAAACTATCTTGGGTACATTAGCACAAGGAAAAGAAGTAGCTTATTCGACTATGGATATGTTCTTAGGTTTTATTCCAGGTTCAATTGGAGAAACTTCGGTTTTAGCTATCTTAATTGGTGCATTTATTTTGATTGCAACTGGTGTTGGTAGTTGGAAAATTATGGTTTCTGGAGTAATTGGAGCAGCATTAACAGCAATGATGTTCAATGCTGTTGGTTTAACCGCTTTAATGAGTTTTGATTGGACAAATCATTTAGTAGTAGGAGGTTTTGCTTTTGGTATTGTATTCATGGCAACTGATCCAGTTTCTGCGGCTCAAACTGATAAAGGAAAAATCATCTACGGTTTATTAATAGGATTCTTTAGTATTATGATTAGAGTTTTCAATCCAGCATATCCAGAAGGAGTAATGTTGGCTATCCTATTAATGAATACTTTAGCGCCAACAATTGATTATTTCGTAGTTAATGGTAACATTGCTAAGAGAAAGAAAAGATTAGCAAAGTCTAAACAATTAAAATCTGCATAG
- the nqrC gene encoding NADH:ubiquinone reductase (Na(+)-transporting) subunit C: MNRESNGYTFLFATVMVVLVASALAFAATALKPNQEANIKKEKMQYILKSFGVAVDRDASEEAYKKHIISEVVFDENGNEISKDAFTVDIAKEKGKFPIFNAEKDGKKFYVIPVRGMGLWDAIWCYVSVDENLKVDGIVFDHKAETPGLGGEITQDYFQKSFIGENVFDANGNLQGLKVVKGYTGKDNKADGEVDAISGATLTGNGVTEMLVRGLKPYEKYLKSNKK; this comes from the coding sequence ATGAATAGAGAAAGTAACGGATATACATTTTTGTTTGCGACTGTAATGGTGGTGTTGGTAGCTTCTGCATTAGCATTTGCTGCAACTGCACTTAAGCCAAATCAAGAAGCGAACATAAAGAAAGAGAAAATGCAGTACATTCTAAAATCGTTTGGAGTAGCTGTAGATAGAGATGCTTCGGAAGAAGCATACAAAAAACACATCATTAGTGAAGTTGTTTTTGATGAGAATGGAAATGAAATTAGTAAAGATGCTTTTACAGTTGATATCGCTAAAGAAAAAGGAAAATTTCCAATTTTCAATGCTGAAAAAGACGGTAAAAAATTCTATGTTATTCCTGTAAGAGGAATGGGGTTATGGGATGCTATCTGGTGTTATGTTTCTGTTGACGAAAACTTAAAAGTAGACGGTATTGTGTTTGACCATAAAGCAGAAACACCAGGTTTAGGTGGAGAAATAACGCAAGATTATTTCCAAAAAAGTTTTATTGGTGAGAATGTATTTGATGCTAACGGAAACTTACAAGGTTTAAAAGTAGTTAAAGGATATACAGGAAAAGACAACAAAGCTGATGGTGAAGTGGACGCAATTTCTGGAGCAACTTTAACAGGAAATGGTGTAACTGAAATGTTAGTTAGAGGTTTAAAACCATATGAAAAATATTTAAAATCTAATAAAAAATAA
- a CDS encoding NADH:ubiquinone reductase (Na(+)-transporting) subunit D, with protein MADNNKEGLFSKSNIKLITNPFNDDNPVTVQVLGICSALAVTVQMKNAFVMALSVTAVVAFGNVIVSLLRNLIPSRIRIIVQLVVAAALVILVDQVLKAYAYDISKQLSVFVGLIITNCILMGRFEAFALGNKPWPSFLDGLGNGLGYGIILLVVAFFRELFGSGKLFGIEILGNSVEKTGLYATGYVNNGFMLLAPMALVMVGIVIWVQRGINKKLIEKK; from the coding sequence ATGGCAGATAACAACAAAGAAGGATTATTTTCAAAAAGTAATATTAAATTAATTACGAATCCATTTAATGACGATAACCCAGTAACGGTTCAGGTATTAGGTATTTGTTCGGCTTTAGCGGTAACAGTTCAAATGAAAAATGCCTTTGTAATGGCACTTTCAGTAACTGCGGTAGTAGCTTTTGGTAACGTAATTGTATCATTATTAAGAAATTTAATTCCAAGTAGAATCCGTATCATTGTTCAGTTGGTTGTAGCAGCAGCTTTAGTAATCTTGGTTGACCAGGTTTTAAAAGCGTATGCTTATGATATCAGTAAACAATTATCAGTATTCGTAGGATTAATTATTACCAACTGTATCTTAATGGGACGTTTTGAAGCATTTGCTTTAGGAAACAAACCATGGCCTTCTTTCTTAGATGGTTTAGGAAACGGTTTAGGATATGGAATCATTTTATTGGTAGTTGCATTTTTTAGAGAATTATTTGGTTCAGGAAAATTATTCGGAATCGAAATTCTTGGAAACTCTGTTGAAAAAACAGGTTTGTATGCTACAGGATATGTTAATAACGGATTCATGTTATTAGCTCCAATGGCCTTAGTTATGGTAGGTATTGTAATTTGGGTACAAAGAGGAATTAACAAGAAATTAATCGAGAAAAAATAA